One window of the Alkalilimnicola sp. S0819 genome contains the following:
- the ilvN gene encoding acetolactate synthase small subunit — MRHIISILVENEFGALSRVAGMFTARGYNIESLAVAPTDDPSLSRITLVTNGDNRIIEQIIKQLNKLLDVVKVMDMTEGPHIEREMMLIKVAAAGSEARAELKRLADIFRGRILDATDRIYTIEVTGTSDKLDAFIVAIGQNGILEVVRSGVIGIARGEKHLRI, encoded by the coding sequence ATGCGGCACATCATCTCTATTCTCGTCGAGAACGAGTTCGGCGCGCTGTCGCGCGTGGCGGGCATGTTCACCGCGCGCGGCTACAACATCGAGTCATTGGCGGTAGCGCCCACGGATGATCCCAGCCTGTCCCGCATCACCCTGGTGACCAACGGCGACAACCGCATCATCGAGCAGATCATCAAGCAGCTGAACAAGTTGCTGGATGTGGTCAAGGTCATGGACATGACCGAGGGCCCGCACATCGAGCGGGAGATGATGCTGATCAAGGTCGCCGCGGCCGGCTCGGAGGCGCGGGCGGAATTGAAACGGCTGGCGGACATTTTCCGTGGCCGGATCCTGGACGCCACGGACCGGATCTACACCATCGAGGTGACGGGCACCAGCGACAAGCTGGATGCCTTCATCGTCGCCATCGGTCAGAACGGAATCCTCGAGGTGGTGCGCTCCGGCGTGATCGGCATCGCCCGGGGCGAGAAACATCTGCGTATCTAG
- the ilvC gene encoding ketol-acid reductoisomerase, whose protein sequence is MKVYYDKDADLSVIQGKKVAIIGYGSQGHAHANNLKDSGVSVVVGLREGSASAEKAKGAGLDVASIEDATKQADVVMILTPDEHQARVYRNHVEPNLKQGAAIAFAHGFNIHYGQIEPRADLDVIMVAPKGPGHLVRSTYVEGGGVPSLIAIHQDASGQAKEIALSYASANGGARAGVIETSFREEVETDLFGEQAVLCGGITALIEAGFETLVEAGYSPEMAYFECLHETKLIVDLIYEGGIANMRYSISNTAEYGDFTRGPRVINEESREEMREILREIQEGEFAREFILENQANAPTLKARRRISAEHPIEVVGEKLRGMMPWIKAKQLVDKSKN, encoded by the coding sequence ATGAAAGTCTATTACGATAAGGACGCCGACCTGTCCGTCATCCAGGGCAAAAAGGTCGCCATCATCGGTTACGGCTCCCAGGGCCATGCCCATGCCAACAACCTGAAGGACTCCGGCGTCTCCGTCGTGGTCGGCCTGCGAGAGGGCTCCGCCTCCGCCGAGAAGGCCAAGGGCGCCGGTCTGGACGTGGCCTCCATCGAGGACGCCACCAAGCAGGCGGATGTGGTGATGATCCTCACCCCCGACGAGCACCAGGCTCGCGTGTACCGCAACCACGTGGAGCCGAACCTGAAGCAGGGCGCGGCCATCGCCTTTGCCCACGGCTTCAACATCCATTACGGCCAGATCGAGCCCCGTGCCGACCTGGACGTGATCATGGTCGCGCCGAAGGGCCCGGGCCATCTGGTGCGCTCCACCTACGTGGAAGGCGGCGGTGTGCCCAGCCTGATCGCGATTCATCAGGACGCCTCCGGCCAGGCCAAGGAAATTGCCCTGTCCTACGCCTCCGCCAACGGTGGCGCCCGCGCCGGCGTGATCGAGACCAGCTTCCGCGAGGAAGTGGAGACCGACCTGTTCGGTGAGCAGGCTGTGCTCTGCGGCGGCATCACCGCCCTGATCGAGGCCGGTTTCGAGACCCTGGTGGAAGCCGGCTACTCCCCGGAGATGGCCTACTTCGAGTGCCTGCACGAGACCAAGCTGATCGTGGACCTGATCTACGAGGGCGGCATCGCCAACATGCGCTACTCCATCTCCAACACCGCCGAGTACGGTGACTTCACCCGCGGCCCGCGCGTGATCAATGAGGAGAGCCGCGAGGAGATGCGCGAGATCCTGCGCGAGATCCAGGAAGGCGAATTCGCCCGCGAATTCATCCTGGAGAACCAGGCCAACGCCCCGACCCTGAAGGCCCGTCGCCGCATCTCCGCCGAGCACCCGATCGAGGTCGTCGGCGAGAAGCTGCGCGGCATGATGCCCTGGATCAAGGCCAAGCAGCTGGTGGACAAGTCCAAGAACTAA